One window from the genome of Toxotes jaculatrix isolate fToxJac2 chromosome 17, fToxJac2.pri, whole genome shotgun sequence encodes:
- the bahd1 gene encoding bromo adjacent homology domain-containing 1 protein, whose protein sequence is MVKAQRSQPVKCGKPRKEKGSKEKGGGVKKGKERKNELKGKKKNDKKESHRRRKKTLVVGDGDALDCCVLLTRLEEKGVVGKEKDATKAGKQKSVKVKKKLHSSSIQRRTKSGQKKSSTANQHALEPKINQSDALLLLPSLVLEPRRRRMASLNAEAVNSLLLYRDDSLVSSLEKKPPSSNEGPAKDSLTKTEHRGHKTKKVFSGGKAVLREKPKKQKRSSVEALNIDWLSLFTPTPRRQAGLTAATLLKLTSARYGTKRQKKSEAKSGSGSETAATTQNEINGKPLCGGTTQTKRITHPKYEDQLKHRQQGTEDPAHSQLGPNIQGCCSLCKTEALDPEWKGATGGQECLKHSLHCGSALGFSLKTIKEEQVETEVSSCYCCSQERCVEYCHRLALFLEDKTFKEPEDGSLSDVFHHHHHHHHHHHHHLQSPHSVAHPAAITISPHTYTCFPGYYVHFSHPDASTTPVSPLALCARSGKKPKLLPSTGPQPSGISHPVYCCTSVEACYGEPCRINGYSAYTSVIPAIARGGCSFSPADCTNCNHGIKRDPSTLSDHHSPSSIPISPSPRILTGCPIPAVPPAGQSVPHVQTPLSDPSQPQPPLQVAKECPQSAKPPSGSRSGARGTGSISSAVCPLNRDKKQKLSSPSVRERPVAKQPKNGRQKTTNGWRPVGLPFQKEVFSVGEETLVLRKCFEGVQRDGELIRVRDTVLLKSGPRKKSLPYVAKISALWEEPESGELMMSLFWYYRPEHTQGGRNPSMHCENEIFASRHQDVNSVACIEDKCYVLTLAQYCRFCALVKRRREGVHDSAASLMVPPIVGNAMPTHHCVPDDIDPELVFFSRHVYDFRYGRLLKNLQ, encoded by the exons ATGGTGAAAGCTCAGCGGAGCCAGCCAGTGAAATGCGGGAAGCCCCGGAAGGAGAAGGGAAGCAAGGAAAAAGGAGGGGGTGTGaaaaaggggaaagagagaaagaatgagctgaaaggaaagaaaaaaaatgataagaAAGAGTCACATCGACGTAGGAAGAAGACACTGGTGGTGGGCGATGGAGACGCACTGGACTGCTGCGTCCTGCTCACCCGTCTGGAGGAGAAGGGAGTCGTAGGAAAAGAGAAGGATGCAACAAAAGCTGGGAAACAAAAAAGCGTTAAAGTCAAAAAGAAGCTGCACTCCAGCTCCATTCAAAGAAGGACCAAATCGGGACAAAAGAAATCTTCCACAGCCAATCAACATGCACTGGAACCAAAAATCAACCAATCTGACGCCTTACTCTTGTTGCCCTCGCTTGTCCTCGAGCCCCGCAGGCGGAGAATGGCCTCTCTTAACGCTGAGGCTGTTAACAGCTTGCTGCTCTACAGAGACGACTCTCTCGTGTCAAGTCTCGAGAAGAAACCACCTTCTTCTAATGAAGGTCCAGCTAAAGACAGTCTCACTAAAACTGAACATAGAggtcataaaaccaaaaagGTTTTTTCTGGAGGGAAAGCAGTGCTAAGAGAGAAACCTAAAAAACAGAAGAGGTCATCAGTGGAAGCTCTTAACATCGACTGGCTGAGTTTGTTTACGCCAACCCCTCGGCGTCAGGCAGGCCTCACGGCTGCAACACTGCTCAAACTCACCAGTGCTCGGTATGGAACCAAACGGCAAAAGAAGTCGGAGGCCAAGTCAGGGAGTGGAAGTGAAACAGCAGCTACGACTCAGAATGAGATTAACGGTAAACCCCTGTGTGGAGGAACAACGCAGACCAAAAGAATAACGCATCCCAAATATGAGGATCAACTAAAGCACAGACAACAGGGTACAGAGGATCCGGCTCATTCCCAGCTGGGCCCTAACATCCAGGGATGCTGTAGTTTATGTAAGACAGAGGCTTTGGATCCTGAGTGGAAAGGCGCCACAGGGGGGCAGGAGTGTCTCAAACATTCTCTCCACTGTGGCTCTGCACTGGGATTCTCCTTAAAAACAATCAaagaggagcaggtggagacTGAGGTGTCCTCCTGCTACTGCTGTTCCCAGGAGAGGTGTGTCGAGTACTGTCACAGGCTGGCCCTCTTCCTGGAAGACAAGACCTTCAAGGAACCAGAGGACGGCTCGCTGTCCGACGTgttccaccaccaccatcaccaccatcaccatcatcaccaccatcttCAGTCTCCTCATTCTGTAGCCCACCCTGCAGCCATAACCATCAGTCCGCACACGTACACCTGTTTCCCTGGCTACTACGTCCACTTCAGCCACCCGGACGCCTCCACCACCCCTGTATCACCCCTCGCTTTATGCGCAAGGAGCGGCAAGAAGCCCAAACTACTCCCCAGCACAGGTCCGCAGCCCTCAGGGATTAGCCATCCAGTGTACTGCTGTACCTCAGTGGAGGCGTGCTATGGAGAGCCATGCAGGATCAACGGCTACTCCGCTTATACCAGTGTGATTCCAGCCATCGCCAGAGGAGGGTGTTCCTTCAGCCCCGCAGACTGCACCAACTGTAACCATGGCATCAAACGAG ACCCATCAACCCTCAGTGACCATCACAGCCCCTCCTCCATCCCCATCTCTCCCAGCCCCAGAATCCTCACTGGCTGCCCTATTCCCGCTGTGCCTCCAGCCGGCCAATCAGTGCCCCATGTTCAGACTCCGCTGTCCGACCCCAGCCAACCACAGCCTCCGCTGCAGGTGGCGAAGGAGTGCCCTCAAAGTGCCAAGCCGCCCAGCGGGTCGAGGTCTGGCGCACGCGGCACCGGCAGCATCAGCTCGGCTGTCTGCCCTCTCAACAGGGACAAGAAACAGAAGCTCAGCTCGCCCAGTGTCAGAGAGCGACCGGTTGCCAAGCAGCCGAAGAACGGCCGCCAAAAAACCACCAACGGCTGGCGGCCAGTTGGCCTGCCCTTTCAGAAGGAGGTTTTCTCTGTG GGAGAGGAGACTCTGGTGCTGAGGAAGTGTTTTGAGGGAGTCCAGAGGGACGGAGAGCTGATTCGGGTCAGAGACACTGTTCTGCTGAAATCTGGTCCTAGGAAGAAGTCTCTACCTTATGTGGCCAAGATCTCAGCTCTGTGGGAAGAGCCAGAGTCAG GAGAGCTAATGATGAGTTTGTTTTGGTACTACCgtccagaacacacacagggggGACGCAACCCCAGCATGCATTGTGAG AATGAGATCTTTGCGTCTCGTCACCAGGATGTGAACAGTGTGGCCTGTATTGAAGACAAATGCTATGTCCTAACATTGGCACAGTATTGTCG ATTTTGTGCCTTGGTAAAACGCCGTAGGGAGGGTGTACATGACAGTGCTGCCTCCCTCATGGTGCCACCCATTGTTGGTAACGCCATGCCCACCCACCACTGTGTGCCCGATGACATCGACCCAGAGCTGGTGTTTTTCAGTCGACACGTCTATGACTTCCGCTATGGACGCCTCCTCAAGAACCTGCAGTAG
- the prlh2r gene encoding prolactin releasing hormone 2 receptor: protein MDWEKSLNRSRVNSSTPAISSSPSSFSGLDLLFDLKLVFIPLYSAVVLIACSGNLLLLFLIWHNKKRHNTTNFLISNLALVDLIMCIFCVPLTASYAFDKRGWVFGPHMCHFVTVMQSAAVYAAVLSLMAIAVDRYVVVAYPIRKRAGCQFCWGLVVLIWLSSLALSTPTALHTVYLDLQATGLQMAVCEEFWDGQERGRLIYSCFILFFSYFVPLAAVSISYCAISYQLKQRTTSGLMACSELRSARAAWSRRRRKTFYLLLVSVLCFAFSWLPLQVVNLIRDLDTDFSILGKNYVNVIQVSSHLFAMSSACYNPFIYASLHDKFLSYLCHHFLSWRRGRGKDRGQGSSILTMSHRMPRLHTSTIVADLPGAVASNIVPQDNYA, encoded by the exons ATGGACTGGGAGAAGTCGCTGAACCGATCCAGGGTGAACTCTTCCACTCCAGCTATTTCTTCATCTCCAT CTTCGTTTTCTGGCCTGGACCTCCTGTTCGACCTGAAGCTCGTCTTCATCCCTCTCTACTCTGCTGTGGTCCTGATCGCCTGCTCCGGcaacctcctcctgctcttcctcatctGGCACAACAAGAAAAGACACAACACCACAAACTTCCTCATCAGCAACCTGGCGCTTGTCGACCTGATCATGTGCATCTTCTGTGTCCCTTTGACGGCATCCTATGCTTTTGACAAGCGTGGATGGGTATTTGGACCGCACATGtgtcattttgtcactgtcatgcAGTCTGCAGCTGTCTACGCTGCAGTCCTGTCCCTTATGGCCATTGCAGTCGATCGTTACGTTGTTGTGGCTTATCCCATCCGCAAAAGAGCAGGTTGCCAGTTTTGCTGGGGTCTGGTGGTCCTAATCTGGCTGTCCTCTCTAGCTTTATCTACACCTACAGCCCTACACACCGTCTACCTGGACCTGCAGGCTACAGGCCTGCAGATGGCCGTGTGTGAGGAGTTCTGGGACGGTCAGGAGCGAGGTCGCCTCATCTACTCCTGTttcattctcttcttctcctaCTTTGTCCCACTGGCTGCTGTATCCATTTCCTACTGTGCTATATCCTATCAGCTGAAGCAGAGGACCACATCTGGCCTGATGGCATGTTCAGAGCTGAGATCTGCAAGGGCTGCCTGGAGCAGACGGAGGAGGAAGACCTTCTACCTGCTGCTGGTGTCCGTCCTCTGTTTCGCCTTTTCATGGCTCCCCTTACAG GTGGTGAATCTGATCCGTGACCTGGACACAGACTTCTCTATCTTGGGGAAGAATTACGTAAATGTGATCCAGGTGTCGAGTCACCTGTTTGCCATGAGCTCCGCTTGCTACAACCCTTTTATTTACGCCTCATTACATGACAAGTTCCTGTCCTACCTGTGTCACCACTTCCTGtcctggaggagaggaagaggaaaggacCGGGGTCAAGGGTCAAGCATCCTGACAATGTCACACAGAATGCCACGTCTTCACACCTCCACCATTGTGGCAGATTTACCAGGTGCTGTTGCAAGTAACATTGTTCCTCAAGACAACTACGCTTAA